CGGCCGACCTAGCGCGCGAGTCTGTTGGGTAAGCTTTAGCAAAAGACTGGAGCTCTAATTGGCGTACTTCATTTTGAAGAACTTCGTTCTCGGGCCAATTCTTCACGTCTTATTTAGACCCTGGATTCGAGGAAAGCAAAACATTCCGAAATCCGGCGGTGCGATTTTGGCTTCAAACCACCTGTCTTTCTCAGATTCGATCTTCTTGCCGCTCAAGGTCACTCGCCCCGTTACCTTTTTGGCGAAGAGCGATTATTTCACCGGCAAGGGCCTCAAAGGCGCCATCACCCGCTGGTTCTTCAAGGCCACCGGTCAGCTGCCAATTGACCGCTCTGGCGGTAAGGCATCTGAGGACTCGCTCAACACCGGACTTGGCGTTTTGGAGCGAGGTTTGCTTCTGGGTATCTACCCGGAGGGCACTCGCTCACCCGACGGCAAGCTCTACCGAGGCAGAACCGGAATTGCTCGCATGGTGTTGCAGGCCAAGGTCCCTGTAGTTCCTGTTGCCATGATTGACACCGAGAAGGTGCAGAGAATTGGGCAAACAATTCCAAAGATCAGA
The genomic region above belongs to Aquiluna sp. KACHI24 and contains:
- a CDS encoding lysophospholipid acyltransferase family protein yields the protein MAYFILKNFVLGPILHVLFRPWIRGKQNIPKSGGAILASNHLSFSDSIFLPLKVTRPVTFLAKSDYFTGKGLKGAITRWFFKATGQLPIDRSGGKASEDSLNTGLGVLERGLLLGIYPEGTRSPDGKLYRGRTGIARMVLQAKVPVVPVAMIDTEKVQRIGQTIPKIRRVGVVMGDQLDFSRFAGMDGERAVLRAVTDRIVYDIMRLSGQQYEDVYASTVRNRMAR